In Eubalaena glacialis isolate mEubGla1 chromosome 3, mEubGla1.1.hap2.+ XY, whole genome shotgun sequence, the following are encoded in one genomic region:
- the TAF12 gene encoding transcription initiation factor TFIID subunit 12, which yields MNQFGPSALINLSNFSSIKPEPASTPPQGSMANSTTVVKIPGTPGTGGRLSPENNQVLTKKKLQDLVREVDPNEQLDEDVEEMLLQIADDFIESVVTAACQLARHRKSSTLEVKDVQLHLERQWNMWIPGFGSEEIRPYKKACTTEAHKQRMALIRKTTKK from the exons ATGAACCAGTTTGGCCCCTCAGCCCTAATCAACCTGTCCAATTTCTCATCAATAAAACCGGAACCAGCTAGCACCCCTCCACAAGGCTCCATGGCCAATAGCACTACAGTGGTAAAGATCCCAGGCACTCCTGGGACGGGAGGGCGTCTCAGCCCTGAAAACAATCAG GTATTGACCAAGAAGAAATTACAAGACTTAGTAAGAGAAGTGGATCCTAATGAGCAATTGGATGAAGATGTGGAGGAG atgctGCTGCAGATTGCTGATGATTTTATCGAGAGCGTGGTGACAGCAGCGTGCCAGCTTGCTCGGCATCGCAAGTCCAGCACCCTGGAGGTGAAAGATGTCCAGCTGCATCTAG AACGCCAGTGGAACATGTGGATCCCAGGGTTTGGCTCTGAAGAAATACGACCCTACAAAAAAGCTTGCACCACAGAAGCTCACAAACAG AGAATGGCATTGATCCGGAAAACAACCAAGAAATAA